One Owenweeksia hongkongensis DSM 17368 genomic region harbors:
- a CDS encoding restriction endonuclease subunit S yields MSEWRETTLGEIVNFRRGHDLPKTKMVDEGVPVVGSNGIIGFHNEITTKAPCVSIGRSGNVGNPFLTNQDCWSHNTTLYIDDFKGNDAYFIYYFLITLNLKNYRGGSAVPTLNRNHIHPIITQIPPVPEQKAIAHILGTLDDKIELNRKMNQTLEAMAQALFKSWFVDFDPVVDNALAAGKEIPEALKTKAEKRKAILDRHSALDAESATTENGAPLIYANPELAKLFPSSFEYNETLEKWVPEGWEVKNIGDFAQLKYGTMPKKEKLGTGNYMTFSGYKYINKYPQKNCSEGTLIVVARGVGGTGDVKIAEKDCYLTNLSIMIDTVVYGKYLYYLLAPKGLRHLDSGSAQSQITIKDLSALTVEIAPSSLIDQLLKIESSLFKKRLMNKDRIETLTQLRDTLLPQLISGKVRVSSTIASFF; encoded by the coding sequence GAGTGAGTGGCGCGAAACTACTTTAGGTGAAATTGTAAATTTCAGAAGGGGGCATGACTTACCAAAGACTAAAATGGTAGATGAAGGTGTTCCTGTCGTTGGTTCCAATGGGATTATTGGATTTCATAATGAGATTACCACTAAGGCACCATGTGTATCTATCGGAAGGAGTGGGAATGTTGGAAATCCTTTCTTAACAAACCAAGATTGTTGGTCTCATAATACAACACTTTATATTGATGATTTTAAAGGGAATGATGCATACTTTATATACTACTTTCTCATCACTTTAAATTTGAAGAATTACAGAGGTGGAAGTGCTGTACCTACTTTAAATAGAAATCATATTCACCCAATAATAACTCAAATACCTCCCGTCCCCGAACAAAAAGCCATTGCCCACATTTTAGGCACGCTGGATGACAAAATAGAGCTCAACCGCAAGATGAACCAAACGCTGGAGGCCATGGCCCAGGCACTTTTCAAAAGCTGGTTTGTAGACTTTGACCCCGTGGTGGATAATGCCCTTGCAGCCGGTAAAGAGATTCCCGAGGCACTAAAAACCAAAGCCGAGAAACGCAAAGCCATTTTAGACCGTCATTCCGCACTTGATGCGGAATCTGCCACTACCGAAAACGGTGCTCCTTTAATCTATGCAAACCCCGAACTCGCCAAGCTTTTCCCAAGCAGTTTTGAATACAATGAGACTTTGGAGAAGTGGGTGCCTGAGGGATGGGAGGTGAAGAATATTGGGGATTTTGCTCAATTGAAATATGGAACCATGCCCAAGAAAGAAAAGCTTGGAACCGGAAATTACATGACTTTTTCAGGATACAAATACATCAACAAATATCCACAGAAGAACTGCTCTGAAGGGACTTTAATAGTTGTTGCACGAGGAGTGGGAGGCACTGGTGATGTCAAAATCGCAGAAAAGGATTGTTACCTAACCAATTTGTCAATTATGATTGATACAGTAGTTTACGGGAAATACTTGTATTACCTGTTAGCTCCTAAAGGGCTTAGGCACTTGGACAGTGGTTCAGCTCAATCACAAATTACCATAAAGGACTTGTCAGCATTAACTGTTGAAATTGCTCCTTCTTCATTGATAGATCAGTTACTTAAGATAGAATCATCTCTTTTTAAGAAGAGACTTATGAATAAAGATCGAATTGAAACCCTCACCCAACTTCGAGACACCTTATTACCGCAATTGATAAGCGGGAAAGTGAGGGTGTCATCGACCATAGCTTCATTTTTTTAA